Proteins encoded within one genomic window of Candidatus Omnitrophota bacterium:
- the pstB gene encoding phosphate ABC transporter ATP-binding protein, translating to MEPKMLVEGLDLFYDDFHALKGVRMAIAPRQVTAMIGPSGCGKSSLLRCLNRMNELIDSARVTGRILLDGQDIMDSAVSLVSLRKRVGMVFQRPNPFPLSVFENIAFGLRIHGLANGRGIEQVVERSLQSVALWHELKDRLRTSALRLSLEQQQRLCIARLLAVTPEVLLMDEPCSALDPVATARVEELIHELKARYTIVIVTHNMQQAARVSDMAGFLLLGELIEFGRTEQMFTAPHDQRTEDYITGRFG from the coding sequence ATGGAGCCGAAGATGCTGGTGGAGGGGCTGGATCTGTTTTATGATGATTTCCACGCCCTCAAAGGCGTGCGGATGGCCATTGCGCCGAGGCAGGTCACCGCCATGATCGGCCCATCAGGCTGCGGCAAGTCGTCGCTGCTCCGGTGCCTCAACCGGATGAATGAGCTCATCGACAGCGCGCGGGTGACCGGCCGCATCTTGCTGGACGGCCAGGACATCATGGACTCCGCGGTGTCGCTCGTCAGCCTGCGCAAGCGCGTGGGCATGGTGTTTCAGCGGCCGAATCCGTTTCCGCTGTCGGTGTTTGAAAATATCGCCTTCGGCCTGCGCATTCATGGATTGGCGAATGGCCGCGGGATTGAGCAGGTCGTCGAACGCAGCCTGCAGTCCGTGGCGCTTTGGCATGAGTTGAAAGATCGCTTGCGCACCTCCGCCCTGCGGTTGTCCTTGGAGCAGCAGCAGCGGTTGTGCATTGCGCGTCTGCTGGCCGTCACCCCGGAAGTGCTCTTGATGGATGAGCCGTGCTCAGCGCTGGATCCTGTGGCGACGGCGCGCGTGGAAGAGCTCATCCATGAGCTGAAAGCCCGCTACACGATTGTCATCGTGACGCATAATATGCAGCAGGCGGCTCGCGTGTCGGACATGGCGGGGTTTTTGCTCCTCGGGGAGCTGATTGAATTCGGACGAACCGAGCAGATGTTTACGGCCCCGCATGATCAGCGCACCGAAGACTACATCACCGGGCGATTTGGATGA